The Corynebacterium glaucum genome includes a region encoding these proteins:
- a CDS encoding MerR family transcriptional regulator: MTTNTTDTPVEDYVAPVQESLFDIGPSDEVGYRVPIACQVAGITYRQLDYWARTNLVRPSIRGAKGSGSQRLYSFKDILVLKIVKGLLDTGISLQNIRLAVDKLRDRGVNDIAEITLVSDGVTVYECRSNEEIIDLLNGGQGVFGIAVPQIMKELTGTISAFPSERVIEDAEPENVVGIDELAARRRRKTS; encoded by the coding sequence GTGACTACGAACACTACCGACACCCCTGTCGAGGATTACGTGGCACCGGTACAGGAGTCGCTGTTCGACATCGGCCCGTCCGACGAGGTCGGCTACCGTGTGCCAATCGCGTGCCAAGTCGCCGGCATCACCTACCGCCAGCTCGACTACTGGGCTCGCACCAACCTGGTGCGCCCGTCGATCCGCGGTGCAAAGGGCTCCGGCTCCCAGCGCCTGTACTCCTTCAAGGACATCCTGGTTCTGAAGATCGTCAAGGGTCTCTTGGACACCGGCATTTCGCTCCAGAACATCCGCTTGGCAGTTGACAAGCTGCGGGACCGCGGTGTCAATGACATCGCTGAGATCACGCTGGTTTCCGATGGTGTCACGGTGTACGAGTGTCGTAGCAACGAGGAGATCATCGACCTCCTCAACGGCGGCCAGGGTGTCTTCGGCATTGCTGTTCCGCAGATCATGAAGGAACTCACCGGGACCATCTCTGCGTTCCCGTCCGAGCGCGTTATTGAGGACGCTGAGCCGGAAAACGTTGTCGGGATCGACGAGCTGGCTGCCCGCCGTCGCCGCAAGACGTCGTAA
- a CDS encoding vWA domain-containing protein — MDGSRNASTIGGGKAKMGRHSSGQNNYRLSGRAIAALVVALALVAGLIWFVVWQRGASESTAAQGDGSGTNDSCVSGEITLPVASSNAVVGKELVDAYAASNPVVRDYCIRPQLVETLSDAAVYIAPNTPIAHQELARSGRTAAVADPEQVFADVVGLSGQDNPGPNVPLQKVVFPTQMPASSAVVASLLADSDSTAVNVLTDQQIDSVDGITLTPGMWVATSKANSLPHAGFYPLDASVIYTAIPLNSGATVDENQARAGQDFARFGAQSFDAETPKQPVIAEMVWAAAMPTGGAALTADGNSPTNANDAAVAADGQVGNTVFLLDTSGAMEPYLESAKRGVERAADEVTAAGHNVALWNYSSPLSVGVTNGYRDNVAMTSSPSAVKNAVAPLTTGGVPQTREAVTAAVGSFPSPVRIVVITTGTADGEDDAVFTKAIQAGADSGTSIAVVHVGSAPHDKALEAVAASRQQVGSAAELEAAIVAATGTRS, encoded by the coding sequence ATGGACGGCTCGCGCAACGCGAGCACAATCGGAGGCGGTAAGGCGAAGATGGGTAGGCATTCGAGCGGGCAAAACAACTACAGGCTTTCTGGCCGCGCTATCGCCGCGCTGGTTGTTGCGTTAGCGCTGGTCGCCGGCCTGATTTGGTTTGTTGTGTGGCAACGCGGGGCTTCTGAATCAACCGCAGCCCAGGGCGATGGAAGCGGCACCAACGATTCGTGCGTCTCTGGCGAAATTACGCTGCCGGTCGCGTCCTCGAACGCGGTTGTGGGCAAAGAGCTTGTCGACGCTTACGCGGCAAGCAACCCCGTGGTACGCGACTACTGCATCCGCCCGCAGCTGGTGGAGACGCTGAGCGACGCCGCGGTCTACATCGCGCCGAATACTCCGATTGCGCACCAGGAACTTGCCCGTTCTGGCCGCACCGCGGCTGTTGCAGACCCTGAGCAGGTCTTCGCGGACGTAGTGGGGTTGAGCGGCCAAGATAACCCCGGTCCCAATGTCCCGTTGCAGAAGGTGGTCTTCCCTACCCAGATGCCAGCATCCTCCGCGGTGGTCGCGTCGCTGCTCGCGGACAGCGATAGCACGGCGGTTAACGTGCTCACCGATCAACAAATCGACAGCGTCGACGGGATTACCTTGACGCCGGGGATGTGGGTGGCCACCTCGAAAGCAAACTCCCTGCCCCACGCTGGGTTCTACCCACTCGATGCTTCGGTGATCTACACCGCCATCCCACTGAATTCCGGGGCCACAGTGGATGAGAACCAAGCCCGTGCCGGCCAGGACTTCGCCCGCTTCGGTGCGCAGAGTTTCGATGCGGAAACCCCGAAGCAACCGGTCATCGCCGAGATGGTCTGGGCCGCGGCAATGCCCACCGGAGGAGCGGCGCTGACCGCCGACGGCAACTCCCCCACCAACGCCAACGATGCCGCCGTCGCCGCCGACGGGCAAGTGGGCAACACGGTGTTCCTGCTAGATACCTCCGGCGCCATGGAGCCCTATCTCGAGTCTGCGAAGCGTGGTGTGGAGCGCGCCGCCGATGAGGTCACAGCCGCTGGACACAACGTTGCACTGTGGAACTACTCCTCCCCGCTCAGCGTCGGTGTGACGAATGGGTACCGCGACAACGTGGCCATGACCTCGAGCCCGTCCGCGGTGAAGAATGCGGTTGCCCCCCTGACTACTGGCGGCGTTCCGCAAACCCGCGAGGCCGTGACTGCGGCGGTGGGCTCGTTCCCAAGCCCGGTGCGGATCGTAGTAATCACCACCGGTACTGCAGACGGCGAGGACGACGCCGTCTTCACCAAGGCGATTCAAGCCGGTGCCGACAGCGGCACCTCGATCGCGGTCGTGCATGTCGGCAGCGCGCCGCACGACAAGGCTCTCGAAGCAGTCGCCGCATCGCGTCAGCAGGTGGGTTCAGCAGCCGAACTCGAAGCGGCGATCGTCGCAGCGACCGGCACCCGCTCTTAG
- a CDS encoding 3-methyladenine DNA glycosylase, which translates to MKRNSERVYTPTAYKEAVDKHELRARAFTEPHLERRTRGIAHPVWDFLFDYYPFRASQLRTWHPGLGALLVDASATPHARYPHYETLEDGTVRFNPESFLAKRRAEMVRIRELLRATQDRPAHFDCFGMHEWAMVYRTERPRHDLPLRLGAAGTDAVVESHQLKCSHFDAYRFFAPAARPLNLTVLEREDQIAQDQPGCVHVTMDLYKWAAKLGPVVPGELLLDAFELAARARQLDMEASPYDCRSLGFDVVAVETNEGKAEYVTRQRQLSEEAIPLRSQLVALLDQLLSD; encoded by the coding sequence ATGAAGAGGAATAGCGAGAGGGTGTATACACCGACGGCGTATAAAGAGGCCGTCGATAAGCACGAGCTCCGGGCACGAGCCTTCACTGAGCCGCACCTCGAGCGGCGCACCCGCGGGATCGCGCACCCCGTGTGGGATTTCCTCTTTGACTACTACCCTTTTAGAGCAAGCCAGTTGCGCACCTGGCACCCGGGGCTTGGGGCTTTGCTTGTCGACGCCTCCGCCACACCGCACGCGCGCTATCCCCACTACGAAACGCTGGAGGATGGCACTGTGCGGTTCAACCCCGAGTCTTTCCTCGCAAAACGGCGCGCCGAAATGGTGCGCATCCGCGAGCTGCTTCGGGCCACGCAGGACCGGCCCGCCCACTTTGACTGCTTTGGCATGCATGAGTGGGCAATGGTGTATCGCACGGAGCGTCCGCGCCACGATCTGCCACTCCGCCTCGGCGCCGCCGGCACCGACGCTGTGGTGGAGTCGCACCAGCTTAAGTGCAGCCATTTCGACGCTTACCGCTTCTTCGCTCCTGCCGCGCGCCCGCTCAACCTCACCGTGCTTGAGCGCGAAGATCAGATTGCGCAGGACCAGCCCGGCTGCGTGCATGTGACGATGGACTTGTACAAGTGGGCGGCAAAGCTTGGGCCGGTGGTGCCCGGGGAGCTCTTGCTTGATGCTTTTGAGCTTGCTGCGCGGGCGCGACAACTCGATATGGAGGCTTCGCCCTACGATTGCCGCAGCCTAGGTTTCGACGTGGTTGCGGTTGAGACAAACGAGGGTAAAGCTGAATATGTCACCCGGCAGCGGCAACTCTCGGAGGAGGCAATTCCCCTGCGTTCCCAGCTTGTCGCCCTGCTGGATCAGCTGTTGAGCGACTAG
- a CDS encoding hemolysin family protein, protein MNIFAAILLIAVLLAVNAFFVATEFALVSSRRDRLESLLAQGKSEAKGVIHAIEHLSIYLAGAQFGITVASLILGKVAEPAIAHYIEVPFEALGLPGELLHPISFVIALIIISYLHILLGEMVPKNIAIAGPETTAMLLTPAFTVWMRATRPIIEGLNWVARRTLRAFGIEQRDELESTVDQEQLATMIKESSEEGLLDAEETRRLANALRTESRSLSEIMIPLGDLVTLPYRPRGTRLSEIEQAVRETGYSRFPVERAPGVLVGYIHVKDCLDLMESEEEDPVMPVSRIRALSIVDGAQSLDDALTAMHRRSAHMAQVRDNGELVGVAALEDIIEEYVGTVSDWTHEEE, encoded by the coding sequence ATGAACATCTTTGCCGCCATTCTGCTCATCGCGGTGTTGCTCGCCGTCAACGCCTTTTTCGTCGCCACCGAGTTCGCGCTAGTGTCCTCGCGTCGCGACCGCCTCGAGTCGCTGCTTGCTCAGGGCAAGAGCGAAGCCAAAGGTGTTATCCACGCAATCGAGCACCTGTCGATCTACCTGGCCGGTGCTCAGTTTGGCATCACCGTGGCCTCGCTCATCCTGGGAAAGGTCGCAGAACCCGCTATCGCCCACTACATCGAAGTCCCCTTCGAGGCGTTGGGGTTGCCTGGGGAGCTGCTTCACCCGATCTCCTTCGTCATCGCGCTCATCATCATTTCCTACCTGCACATTCTGCTGGGTGAAATGGTGCCCAAGAACATCGCCATCGCGGGCCCCGAAACCACCGCGATGCTGCTCACTCCGGCGTTCACCGTCTGGATGCGGGCCACCCGCCCGATCATTGAAGGCCTAAACTGGGTCGCCCGCCGCACGCTGCGCGCCTTTGGCATAGAACAGCGCGATGAGCTCGAATCCACCGTGGACCAGGAGCAGCTGGCCACCATGATCAAGGAATCGAGCGAAGAAGGTCTGCTAGACGCAGAGGAAACTCGCCGCCTCGCCAACGCGCTGCGCACGGAGTCGCGCAGCCTCAGCGAGATCATGATCCCGCTCGGGGACCTGGTGACCCTTCCCTACCGTCCACGCGGCACCCGCCTTTCCGAGATTGAGCAGGCGGTGCGCGAAACCGGCTACTCACGCTTCCCCGTGGAGCGCGCGCCGGGCGTCCTTGTCGGCTACATCCACGTGAAGGACTGCCTCGACCTCATGGAGTCCGAGGAAGAGGACCCGGTCATGCCGGTCTCCCGCATTCGTGCACTGAGCATTGTCGACGGCGCGCAGTCCCTCGACGACGCTCTGACCGCCATGCACCGCCGTTCTGCGCACATGGCGCAGGTGCGCGACAACGGCGAGCTGGTCGGGGTGGCCGCGCTCGAAGACATCATCGAGGAGTACGTGGGCACCGTGTCGGACTGGACACATGAAGAGGAATAG
- a CDS encoding hemolysin family protein: MDIFISILSLLGFILLTASTGLFVAIEFAMTGLERSTIEAHVRDKGDAAARAVARDHANLSFVLSGAQLGITVTTLAAGFLAEPVLGQYFTPLLELAGLDASASRAVALIIALIVATFLSMVFGELVPKNIAITEPLATARFVVPPVNAFNTVFAWFIKSLNRSANWIVRRMGIEPADELASARSGQELGAMVRNSAEAGGLDAETAAVIDRSLRFGETTAEEVMTPRSTIDSLDAEDTVADLISLARESGHSRFPVRRGDLDDTIGFVHIKDAFSVPREDRATTKLAPLARPVPFVPGTLDGDAVLNRVRSAGSQVVLIADEYGGTQGLVTIEDVVEEILGEVYDEYDDRESMRDFQRFGTSWEVAGLVRLDELEEKTGYTAPDGPYETLGGLIMATLGRVPRVGDRIVLPRNAVTSFQEELESGAEGHWLARVTVMDERRVDRTILSPITPEQAEQAKQAQESRQASNGGAR, encoded by the coding sequence ATGGACATATTCATCTCCATCCTTTCGCTCCTCGGGTTCATCCTGCTCACCGCCTCGACAGGCCTGTTCGTGGCCATTGAGTTCGCGATGACGGGACTTGAACGCTCCACCATCGAGGCGCATGTCCGCGACAAAGGCGATGCTGCCGCTCGCGCAGTTGCACGCGATCACGCGAACCTCTCCTTTGTGCTCTCGGGCGCGCAACTCGGCATCACCGTGACCACCCTGGCAGCGGGCTTTTTGGCCGAGCCGGTGTTGGGCCAGTACTTCACGCCTTTGCTGGAATTGGCGGGGCTCGACGCATCGGCGTCCAGGGCTGTCGCACTGATAATCGCGCTTATCGTTGCGACGTTCCTCTCCATGGTGTTCGGCGAGCTGGTACCGAAGAACATTGCGATTACGGAGCCGTTGGCCACCGCGCGCTTCGTGGTGCCGCCGGTCAACGCGTTCAATACGGTGTTCGCCTGGTTCATCAAGTCGCTGAACCGATCCGCGAACTGGATTGTGCGGCGCATGGGCATCGAGCCGGCCGACGAGCTTGCCTCGGCGCGCTCCGGACAGGAACTCGGCGCCATGGTGCGAAACTCCGCGGAAGCTGGCGGTCTGGATGCGGAAACCGCGGCGGTGATCGATCGCTCGCTGCGCTTCGGTGAAACCACGGCAGAAGAGGTGATGACTCCGCGCTCCACCATTGACTCGCTGGATGCCGAAGACACGGTTGCGGATCTCATCTCGCTGGCTCGCGAGTCGGGCCATTCCCGCTTCCCGGTGCGGCGCGGCGACCTCGACGACACGATTGGCTTTGTGCACATCAAGGACGCATTCTCCGTTCCAAGGGAGGATCGCGCCACCACCAAGCTCGCCCCCCTCGCCCGCCCAGTGCCGTTCGTGCCGGGCACGCTCGACGGCGACGCAGTGCTCAACCGCGTGCGCTCCGCCGGCTCCCAAGTGGTGCTTATCGCAGACGAATACGGCGGCACCCAGGGCTTGGTGACTATCGAAGATGTCGTTGAGGAGATTCTCGGCGAGGTTTACGACGAGTACGACGACAGGGAGTCGATGCGCGATTTCCAACGATTCGGCACTTCCTGGGAGGTCGCCGGCCTTGTCCGCCTCGACGAGCTGGAAGAAAAGACTGGGTATACCGCCCCGGATGGGCCATATGAGACTTTAGGCGGGCTGATCATGGCCACGCTCGGACGGGTTCCGCGGGTCGGTGACCGCATCGTACTGCCACGGAACGCAGTGACCAGCTTCCAGGAGGAACTGGAGTCCGGTGCCGAGGGGCACTGGCTCGCTCGGGTGACGGTGATGGATGAGCGTCGTGTGGACCGCACAATCTTGAGTCCCATCACCCCGGAGCAAGCTGAACAGGCGAAGCAGGCGCAGGAGTCTCGACAAGCCTCGAACGGAGGTGCTCGATGA
- a CDS encoding DEAD/DEAH box helicase codes for MTSFADLGLPREIISVLNKQGIDTPFPIQEAAIPDGLAGLDVLGRGPTGSGKTFTFGLPMLARLAGAPSKPGRPRGLVLAPTRELAAQIRERLEDPAAALGLRVLDVVGGVNINHHIRALAAPVDLLIATPGRAEDLINQGKLSLDDVRVTAIDEADQMADMGFLPQVRKLLDRTPPDGQRLLFSATLDGDVEKLIARYMHDPVTHSTAPVEAAVDTMEHYQLLVGDRDTRNEIVLQIGARDGKTIMFMRTKHGVDRQVKKLRRVGIDAMGLHGDKGQGARTRAIEGFADGSTPVLVATDIAARGIDIHDVSLVVHVDPPAEHKAYLHRAGRTARAGTSGTVVTLVMDEQRKEVDQLLRKAGVDATTVRVTPMSEELVNITGARKPEGAPLPPPGQQPAKSSSARASGGQQPRSRRRRGGGGKQRH; via the coding sequence ATGACTTCTTTCGCCGACCTAGGGCTGCCCCGCGAGATCATTTCCGTACTGAACAAGCAGGGCATCGATACACCGTTCCCCATCCAGGAGGCGGCGATTCCGGACGGACTGGCGGGTCTCGACGTCCTCGGCCGTGGACCCACCGGCTCCGGCAAGACGTTCACCTTTGGTCTTCCGATGCTCGCCCGGTTGGCAGGAGCACCGTCCAAGCCTGGTCGCCCGCGCGGTCTCGTGCTCGCCCCCACGCGCGAGCTCGCAGCGCAGATCCGCGAGCGGCTCGAGGATCCCGCGGCAGCGCTTGGGCTCCGCGTCCTCGATGTGGTCGGCGGTGTGAACATCAACCACCACATCCGGGCGCTCGCAGCTCCGGTTGACCTGCTCATTGCCACTCCAGGTCGCGCCGAGGACCTCATCAACCAGGGCAAGCTTTCGCTTGACGACGTGCGCGTTACCGCCATCGACGAGGCCGATCAGATGGCCGATATGGGTTTTTTGCCGCAGGTACGCAAACTGCTCGACCGGACGCCGCCAGACGGTCAACGGCTGCTGTTCTCTGCGACGCTTGACGGTGACGTCGAAAAGCTCATTGCTCGCTACATGCACGATCCGGTGACCCACTCGACTGCTCCTGTTGAGGCTGCGGTGGACACGATGGAGCACTACCAGCTGCTGGTGGGCGACCGCGATACCCGCAACGAGATTGTGCTGCAGATCGGTGCGCGCGACGGCAAGACGATCATGTTCATGCGCACCAAGCACGGCGTGGATCGCCAGGTGAAGAAGCTTCGTCGTGTCGGTATTGACGCGATGGGCCTGCACGGGGATAAAGGCCAGGGTGCCCGCACACGTGCAATCGAAGGGTTTGCCGACGGCTCCACTCCCGTGCTGGTGGCGACTGACATTGCGGCGCGCGGGATCGACATTCACGACGTCTCCCTCGTCGTCCACGTCGATCCTCCGGCCGAACACAAGGCGTACCTGCACCGGGCGGGGCGCACCGCACGCGCCGGAACCTCCGGCACGGTGGTGACGCTGGTGATGGATGAGCAACGCAAGGAAGTCGACCAGCTGTTGAGGAAGGCTGGCGTGGACGCGACCACGGTGCGTGTTACCCCGATGTCGGAAGAATTGGTTAACATTACTGGCGCACGAAAACCCGAGGGAGCACCGCTGCCGCCCCCGGGTCAGCAACCGGCGAAATCCTCGTCCGCTAGGGCGTCCGGAGGGCAGCAACCGCGCTCGCGCCGCCGGCGAGGCGGAGGCGGCAAGCAAAGGCACTAA
- the gndA gene encoding NADP-dependent phosphogluconate dehydrogenase: MTQPATSSETSSAEHADSLAQIGVVGMAVMGSNLARNFVSKGHTVAIYNRSPEKTRAVMEQHGHEGAFIPSETIEDFVASLERPRKAIIMVQAGPATDAVIDQLAAAMDEGDIIIDGGNALFNDTIRRERDVAARGRHFVGAGISGGEEGALNGPSIMPGGPAESWETLGPLLEDISAKVDGKPCVTHIGPDGAGHFVKMVHNGIEYADMQVIGEAYHLLRYAAGIEPAELADIFSEWNEGDLDSYLIEITADVLRQKDARTGQPFIDIIVDAAGQKGTGRWTVKEALDLGVPVTGIGEAVFARALSSALAQREAAQKIGLPAGDTTTLEALGIERDAFVEDVRRALYASKLVAYAQGFDEINAGSQEYGWGVQPGDLARIWRGGCIIRAKFLNRITEAYERDPELPSLLLDPYFKAELEKGLVNSWRRVVVTATQLGLPVPVFASSLSYYDSLRAKRLPAALIQGQRDFFGAHTYRRVDMEGTFHTAWSGDREELSY; this comes from the coding sequence ATGACTCAACCCGCGACCTCTTCCGAAACCTCCTCCGCAGAGCACGCAGACAGCCTCGCCCAGATCGGCGTCGTCGGTATGGCGGTCATGGGCTCGAACCTCGCGCGCAACTTCGTGTCAAAGGGCCACACCGTGGCCATTTACAACCGCTCACCCGAAAAGACCCGGGCGGTCATGGAGCAGCACGGCCACGAAGGCGCGTTCATTCCATCGGAAACCATCGAAGATTTCGTGGCATCGCTGGAACGCCCCCGCAAGGCCATCATCATGGTTCAGGCGGGCCCCGCCACAGATGCGGTCATCGATCAGCTCGCGGCCGCGATGGATGAAGGGGACATTATTATCGACGGCGGCAACGCCCTGTTCAACGACACCATTCGCCGCGAGCGCGACGTGGCTGCTCGGGGACGCCACTTTGTCGGCGCAGGCATTTCCGGTGGCGAGGAAGGCGCGCTCAACGGGCCGTCGATAATGCCTGGTGGCCCCGCCGAGTCTTGGGAAACCTTGGGGCCTCTCCTGGAGGATATTTCGGCGAAGGTCGACGGGAAGCCGTGCGTGACCCACATTGGTCCTGACGGTGCCGGCCACTTTGTGAAGATGGTGCACAACGGCATCGAGTACGCCGACATGCAGGTCATCGGCGAGGCGTACCATCTGCTGCGATACGCCGCAGGGATCGAACCTGCTGAGCTTGCGGACATCTTCAGCGAGTGGAACGAAGGCGACCTGGATTCGTACCTCATCGAGATCACCGCGGATGTCCTGCGCCAGAAGGATGCGCGCACAGGGCAGCCGTTCATCGACATCATCGTGGACGCTGCTGGGCAGAAGGGCACCGGCCGTTGGACGGTGAAGGAAGCGCTCGACCTCGGCGTGCCGGTCACCGGCATTGGCGAGGCTGTTTTTGCGCGAGCGTTGTCCTCGGCGCTGGCGCAGCGCGAAGCAGCGCAAAAGATCGGTTTGCCGGCGGGCGACACCACCACACTTGAGGCTCTGGGCATCGAGCGGGACGCGTTCGTCGAAGACGTCCGCCGCGCACTCTACGCATCCAAACTGGTCGCGTACGCGCAGGGCTTCGACGAGATCAACGCAGGTTCGCAGGAGTACGGCTGGGGCGTGCAGCCGGGTGACCTCGCCCGCATCTGGCGCGGCGGCTGCATCATCCGCGCGAAGTTCCTCAATCGCATCACCGAGGCCTACGAGCGCGATCCGGAGCTGCCTTCGCTGCTCCTGGACCCGTACTTCAAGGCAGAGCTGGAAAAGGGGCTCGTGAATTCGTGGCGTCGCGTCGTGGTCACCGCAACGCAGCTGGGCCTGCCGGTGCCGGTGTTCGCTTCCTCGCTCTCCTACTACGACTCGCTACGCGCGAAGCGCCTGCCGGCAGCCCTGATTCAGGGCCAGCGCGACTTCTTCGGCGCGCACACGTACCGCCGCGTCGACATGGAGGGCACCTTCCACACCGCCTGGTCGGGCGATCGTGAGGAGCTGAGCTACTAA
- a CDS encoding PaaI family thioesterase has protein sequence MVQRYLNRPVGPEPLGEAELAALNAANTGFAQHIGMVITYCSSERLESYVDVEPHHLQAAGIVNGGVYGSIGETLGSAAAIVTSGKLVVGMSNYTDLLGSVTQGRIEAVAAPVHIGRSTHLWRIEMRSGDKLVAATNLKLMILS, from the coding sequence ATGGTACAGCGCTACTTGAATCGGCCGGTGGGACCCGAGCCGCTCGGCGAAGCGGAGCTCGCGGCTTTGAACGCGGCGAATACCGGATTTGCGCAGCACATCGGCATGGTGATCACGTATTGCTCCAGCGAGAGGCTGGAGAGTTATGTAGATGTTGAGCCGCACCACCTTCAGGCCGCAGGCATTGTCAACGGCGGCGTTTACGGCTCGATCGGTGAAACGCTCGGCTCTGCTGCTGCAATAGTGACCAGCGGGAAGCTGGTGGTGGGAATGAGCAACTACACCGATTTGCTCGGCAGCGTGACGCAGGGGCGGATTGAGGCGGTGGCCGCGCCGGTGCATATCGGTCGCAGCACCCACCTCTGGCGCATTGAGATGCGAAGCGGTGACAAGCTCGTCGCCGCGACAAACCTCAAGCTTATGATCCTGAGCTAG
- a CDS encoding magnesium and cobalt transport protein CorA, whose protein sequence is MPPRIPLTRPRPKKSQPPARKPIPVPIERSIDFCRVFVDGTRLPQNFRVAEAIELVNQRENAFVWLSLKAPNIEQMERLAGLFDIHDLIVDDIVDAHQRPKIERYDEQLFMVVRSVHYRDDEEVADAREIISTGEVQVVTGPKFAITIRHNAPMPDLTASLEEEEEVAQVGPVAVSWVVANHLVDAYLRVAEYLSQDVDELENEVFTPKRQINIDKIYNYKREILEMRHAIDPLSPALRSGMINHKDLLRKPLRSYFRDVQDNATIASDRISGFDERLSSLLDASVAKVSMQQNADMRTISAVVGMAAAPTMIAGIYGMNFEYMPELGWKYGYPVVLLIMFGVTVAMFWWFRRNHWL, encoded by the coding sequence ATGCCACCACGCATCCCACTCACCCGCCCACGGCCAAAAAAGTCTCAGCCCCCGGCCCGCAAGCCCATTCCGGTGCCGATTGAACGCTCGATCGATTTTTGCCGGGTCTTCGTCGACGGCACCCGGTTGCCGCAGAACTTCCGCGTCGCGGAAGCCATTGAATTGGTGAACCAGCGCGAGAACGCATTTGTGTGGCTGTCGCTCAAAGCCCCAAATATCGAGCAGATGGAGCGACTCGCAGGGCTTTTCGACATCCACGACCTGATCGTCGATGACATCGTGGACGCACACCAGCGTCCCAAGATCGAGCGCTACGACGAGCAGCTTTTCATGGTGGTGCGCTCCGTCCACTACCGCGACGACGAGGAAGTGGCTGACGCTCGCGAGATCATTTCCACCGGTGAGGTGCAGGTTGTCACCGGACCGAAGTTCGCGATCACGATTCGCCACAACGCACCCATGCCGGATCTCACCGCATCTCTGGAGGAGGAAGAAGAGGTCGCACAGGTTGGCCCCGTGGCTGTGTCCTGGGTCGTCGCAAACCACCTGGTGGATGCCTATCTTCGAGTCGCGGAGTATCTGAGCCAGGACGTTGATGAACTGGAAAATGAGGTCTTCACCCCGAAACGACAGATCAACATCGACAAGATCTACAACTACAAGCGAGAGATCTTGGAGATGCGCCACGCCATCGACCCGCTCAGCCCAGCACTGCGCTCAGGGATGATCAACCACAAAGATCTCCTGCGCAAACCTCTGCGGTCCTATTTCCGTGACGTGCAAGACAACGCCACGATTGCTTCGGATCGTATTTCCGGCTTCGATGAGCGCCTGTCTTCGCTGCTCGACGCATCTGTGGCCAAGGTGAGCATGCAGCAGAACGCTGACATGCGCACCATCTCGGCCGTGGTCGGCATGGCGGCCGCGCCAACCATGATCGCCGGAATCTACGGCATGAACTTTGAGTACATGCCCGAGCTGGGGTGGAAGTACGGATACCCGGTTGTCCTGCTCATCATGTTTGGGGTCACAGTGGCGATGTTCTGGTGGTTTCGCCGTAACCACTGGCTCTAA
- the pflA gene encoding pyruvate formate-lyase-activating protein, which produces MANDGTSGVVTLQPEQGERVRGVAAGLGGLSTDDLEITRPELLDARRTGDIGLIHSWELVTAVDGPGTRMTLFLSGCPLRCKFCHNPDTMEMKEGTLEHIDDVVKRILRYKPVFNASGGGITLSGGEPLFQIAFTRRLLKAVHDAGVHTTVDTSGFLGSRLTDDDLDNIDLFLLDVKSGDPDTYEHVTARQLQPTIDFGDRLHAKGKKVWVRFVLVPGLTDAEDNVQRVADIVARWKDTVERVEVLPFHNMGADKWEKIGLDYELKDVTPPSQESVDHVRSVFRSRGLTVF; this is translated from the coding sequence ATGGCGAACGACGGAACGAGCGGCGTCGTCACGCTTCAGCCTGAACAGGGTGAACGCGTGCGCGGCGTCGCCGCCGGTTTAGGCGGACTTTCTACCGATGATCTCGAGATCACCCGTCCAGAGCTTCTCGACGCTCGGCGGACTGGCGACATTGGTCTCATCCACTCCTGGGAGCTGGTCACTGCTGTCGACGGCCCAGGCACCCGCATGACCCTCTTTCTTTCTGGTTGCCCGCTGCGGTGCAAGTTCTGCCACAACCCGGACACCATGGAAATGAAGGAAGGCACGCTCGAACACATCGACGACGTGGTGAAGCGGATCCTGCGCTACAAGCCGGTGTTCAACGCTTCAGGCGGAGGGATCACCCTGTCTGGAGGCGAGCCGCTGTTTCAGATTGCGTTCACGCGTCGGCTTCTGAAAGCTGTCCACGACGCGGGCGTGCACACCACCGTTGATACCTCAGGGTTCCTCGGATCCCGACTAACGGATGATGATCTGGACAACATCGACCTATTTCTGCTCGATGTGAAATCCGGCGACCCGGACACCTACGAGCACGTCACCGCGCGTCAGCTGCAGCCGACGATCGACTTTGGCGACCGTCTTCACGCTAAGGGCAAGAAGGTGTGGGTTCGTTTTGTCCTTGTACCGGGTTTGACCGATGCTGAGGACAACGTGCAGCGGGTAGCCGACATTGTCGCGCGGTGGAAAGACACCGTGGAACGCGTCGAGGTGCTGCCGTTCCACAACATGGGCGCGGACAAGTGGGAGAAAATCGGGCTGGACTACGAACTGAAGGACGTGACTCCCCCATCTCAGGAGTCTGTCGATCATGTGCGTTCGGTCTTTCGTTCCCGTGGCCTGACGGTTTTCTAA